Proteins encoded in a region of the Photobacterium angustum genome:
- a CDS encoding GGDEF domain-containing protein, translating into MKLKLKSSLALLMVFVAVLPASIIGGLLIKQQTEVETNYRIDLIDRLSTTLAQEFNYRFYLLSTALDVLSRDRLLVQGIDDFFLTSHVDATLANLVDNTPLVQAAYLVDANWDEVENYNGINGIKSFSSLKTLLNESVGTSKSTGNQWVFNYVDEYLMPDKFNPSHKGVAIGVPIYQSTLTEGLKRKPLGYLIVIVPVENIVKVLRPYLKDGEHVIFHHNGMDNIAVYKGKLDPLMPTVSKTAEVTIDNKYIAEPMSYEAQVFMNKYLGENPFTNSLKILTIVAIIVIMFTLLTATISYRWFAKPLTYLMDSVRGCLGGNYNILDKDLRFSELIMVNDLIQKMSTTIKAQLSDLEDKNVKLMTFNDQLEQKVHEKTLELTHSLQREEKRRTMLQSLLSFSNKLQHGDIHSTVMTQLVSLYPYSGWGMQLFINQNKNWVSEGLSNINLDSIDADAHCSDYFRINSDDKVLQCFKIVDTHSVLLGVIVMEHPNIARDDYEIISLFIRQLSAELEGRLLNEELERSAITDPLTGLSNRKAFDVDLDEWIKIAHRYPEQYFGLFMIDVNGLKQANDEYGHHMGDQLLIETGRLIQSVCRSTDKVYRLGGDEYAIIIKGGDNEGCDKLMLRLQQLLIDEHYARLSSGEKVAIHFAMGCATTENVDARALYQVADKAMYLDKKAHYERVGQTPR; encoded by the coding sequence ATGAAACTAAAATTAAAGTCATCACTGGCGCTATTAATGGTTTTCGTCGCGGTTTTACCTGCATCTATTATTGGTGGATTATTAATAAAGCAGCAAACAGAAGTCGAGACTAATTACCGAATTGATCTAATAGACCGTTTATCCACAACGTTAGCACAAGAGTTTAACTATCGTTTTTATTTATTATCAACTGCGCTAGATGTGTTATCTCGAGATAGGTTGTTAGTACAGGGAATTGATGACTTTTTTCTGACTAGTCATGTCGATGCTACATTAGCAAATTTAGTTGATAACACGCCATTAGTACAAGCGGCTTATTTGGTTGATGCTAATTGGGATGAAGTTGAAAATTATAATGGTATTAATGGGATAAAATCATTCTCAAGTTTGAAAACATTATTAAATGAGAGTGTTGGTACGAGTAAAAGTACTGGCAATCAATGGGTATTTAATTATGTTGATGAATATTTAATGCCTGATAAGTTTAATCCAAGTCACAAAGGCGTCGCTATAGGTGTACCTATATATCAGTCAACACTGACGGAAGGACTCAAGCGTAAACCGTTAGGTTATTTAATTGTTATTGTTCCTGTGGAAAATATTGTTAAGGTTCTTCGCCCATATTTAAAAGATGGTGAGCACGTTATATTTCATCATAATGGCATGGATAATATTGCGGTTTATAAAGGTAAACTTGATCCCTTAATGCCGACGGTATCAAAAACGGCTGAAGTGACGATAGATAATAAATACATCGCAGAGCCAATGTCTTATGAAGCTCAAGTCTTCATGAATAAGTATTTAGGTGAGAACCCCTTTACTAATTCATTAAAGATATTAACTATTGTCGCTATTATTGTAATTATGTTTACATTATTAACTGCGACAATATCGTACCGTTGGTTCGCAAAACCTTTAACCTATCTTATGGATAGTGTAAGAGGTTGTTTAGGTGGTAATTATAATATATTAGATAAAGATTTAAGATTCTCTGAATTAATTATGGTGAATGATCTTATTCAGAAAATGTCGACCACAATAAAAGCCCAGCTTAGTGACTTAGAAGATAAAAATGTAAAGTTGATGACTTTTAATGATCAACTAGAGCAGAAAGTACATGAAAAGACGTTAGAGTTAACCCATTCATTACAGCGTGAAGAAAAACGTCGAACAATGCTTCAGTCATTATTGTCATTTAGTAATAAATTACAACATGGTGATATTCATTCTACTGTGATGACGCAGTTAGTGAGCCTGTATCCTTATTCAGGATGGGGAATGCAGCTATTTATAAATCAGAATAAAAATTGGGTTAGTGAAGGCTTGTCTAACATTAATTTAGACAGTATCGATGCAGATGCGCACTGCAGTGATTACTTTCGTATTAATAGTGATGATAAAGTTCTGCAATGTTTCAAAATTGTCGATACACATAGTGTGTTATTAGGGGTTATTGTGATGGAGCATCCTAATATTGCACGAGATGACTATGAAATTATTTCATTATTTATTCGTCAATTATCTGCCGAGCTTGAAGGTCGATTACTGAATGAAGAGTTGGAACGAAGCGCAATTACAGACCCATTAACGGGTCTAAGTAATCGTAAAGCGTTTGACGTTGATCTTGATGAGTGGATAAAAATCGCACATCGCTATCCAGAACAATACTTTGGCTTATTTATGATCGATGTGAATGGTTTGAAGCAAGCCAATGATGAATATGGACATCATATGGGTGATCAGTTGTTAATAGAAACGGGCAGGCTTATTCAAAGTGTTTGTCGTAGTACCGACAAGGTATATCGCCTCGGTGGAGATGAATATGCGATTATTATCAAAGGTGGTGATAATGAAGGCTGTGATAAGTTAATGTTGCGTTTACAACAGTTACTTATAGATGAGCATTATGCACGCCTATCTTCAGGAGAAAAAGTGGCTATTCATTTTGCTATGGGCTGTGCTACTACTGAAAATGTTGATGCACGTGCGCTTTATCAAGTGGCAGACAAAGCAATGTATTTAGATAAAAAAGCACATTACGAACGAGTTGGACAAACACCAAGGTAG
- a CDS encoding PepSY-associated TM helix domain-containing protein: MIQAQSIHSWLWRWHIIAGIISLPFIFLLSITGAVYLFKVDYEQKAYNKFTDIQALSSSLSYQQQYSIAKQAALKNNVPVPNKLVVPSDSNKATKFIAGRFSSESYIFVDRYSGEVTGFYARKDTLMQKVRKLHGELLIGKSGSWITELIASWLVVLIMTGLYLFFPRSISNIKSLFTVRTKYGKRIFYRDLHTVSGFWLSMALLLVLAGGLPWTELFGNNYKSLRDTTGTGYPQGYNGKGFKSSDQQDVNPQTLDDVVLQAQHKKLAGTVTISIPTKPSGIFSISNRAKDIHQQQKIHIDQYSGKTIAEYSWDKVGILSHGRQIVMRIHQGELFGQANWFFMFGISVMTAILSLSALISYCLRKPKKSLGLPKVAEDKRVGLLLWGAIVLLGVVLPMFGISLLIILTVSLITRVMHKTRKLTSENS; this comes from the coding sequence ATGATACAAGCACAAAGTATTCACAGTTGGTTATGGCGATGGCATATTATCGCTGGGATCATATCGTTACCTTTTATTTTTTTATTATCAATTACAGGTGCCGTCTATTTATTTAAAGTGGATTATGAGCAAAAAGCTTATAATAAATTCACGGATATCCAAGCTCTATCATCCTCCCTTTCTTATCAGCAGCAATATTCAATTGCCAAACAAGCCGCCCTGAAAAATAACGTTCCAGTTCCTAATAAACTGGTAGTACCTAGTGATTCAAATAAAGCAACAAAATTTATTGCTGGACGTTTTTCATCTGAAAGTTATATTTTCGTCGATCGCTATAGTGGTGAAGTTACCGGATTTTATGCAAGAAAAGATACATTAATGCAAAAAGTTCGTAAGCTTCACGGTGAATTACTCATAGGAAAAAGTGGCAGTTGGATTACAGAGTTAATTGCCAGTTGGTTAGTTGTGTTGATCATGACGGGGCTGTATTTATTTTTTCCTCGTTCGATTTCAAATATTAAGTCGTTATTTACTGTCAGAACAAAGTATGGAAAACGTATATTTTATCGTGACCTTCATACGGTAAGCGGATTTTGGCTTTCAATGGCGCTATTACTTGTTCTTGCCGGTGGATTACCATGGACAGAGTTGTTTGGTAATAATTATAAATCGCTACGAGATACAACAGGTACGGGTTATCCACAAGGGTATAACGGTAAAGGGTTTAAATCGAGTGACCAACAAGACGTTAATCCTCAAACGCTGGATGATGTTGTATTACAGGCACAACATAAAAAATTAGCAGGGACAGTAACGATTTCTATACCGACTAAACCCAGCGGTATATTCAGTATTAGCAATAGAGCAAAAGATATACATCAACAACAGAAGATCCATATTGATCAATATAGCGGCAAAACCATTGCTGAATATTCGTGGGATAAGGTGGGTATTCTTAGTCATGGTCGACAAATTGTTATGCGTATTCACCAGGGTGAATTATTTGGTCAAGCAAATTGGTTCTTTATGTTTGGCATTAGTGTGATGACTGCAATATTAAGCCTAAGTGCCTTAATATCATATTGTCTGCGTAAGCCGAAAAAGAGTTTAGGTTTACCGAAAGTGGCAGAAGATAAGAGAGTAGGACTTTTGCTATGGGGAGCAATAGTACTACTTGGTGTTGTTTTACCTATGTTTGGTATCAGTCTGTTGATTATTTTGACAGTATCTTTAATTACTAGAGTAATGCACAAAACAAGGAAGCTAACATCAGAAAATTCATAA
- a CDS encoding RNA methyltransferase yields MSKKSQGYSCIGLFNPKTPENVGSVMRAAGCYGVNSVFYTGTRYDHAAQFCTDTKKASLDIPLIGVEDLKKIIPIGCVPVAVDLIEGAKALPDYKHPKRAFYIFGPEDGTLKKEITDFCRETIYVPTNGSMNLAAAVNVILYDRLAKGDNFSNHK; encoded by the coding sequence ATGAGTAAAAAAAGCCAAGGCTATTCTTGTATTGGCCTATTTAATCCTAAAACACCAGAGAATGTTGGGTCTGTTATGCGCGCAGCTGGCTGTTATGGCGTTAACTCGGTGTTTTATACGGGAACACGTTATGATCATGCCGCACAGTTTTGTACTGATACAAAAAAAGCATCACTTGATATACCACTAATAGGTGTTGAAGACTTAAAGAAAATCATTCCTATCGGTTGTGTACCCGTTGCTGTTGATTTAATCGAAGGTGCAAAAGCATTACCTGACTATAAGCACCCTAAACGTGCTTTCTATATCTTTGGTCCTGAAGACGGCACCTTAAAAAAAGAAATTACTGATTTTTGTCGTGAAACGATTTATGTACCAACGAATGGTTCAATGAATCTTGCCGCTGCCGTTAATGTGATTCTTTATGATCGTTTAGCTAAAGGCGATAACTTTTCAAATCACAAATAA
- a CDS encoding PBPRA1643 family SWIM/SEC-C metal-binding motif protein codes for MSKFFFKGRIEKKPKYESFGYNTKRETKLGTETNPLTLIVNSEERQQEVQQQVNDNQLFANITINADIAEDIAELDGILNKPKTTVFEKTPNRNDPCSCGSGKKYKKCCGK; via the coding sequence ATGTCTAAATTCTTCTTTAAAGGTCGTATCGAAAAGAAACCAAAATATGAAAGCTTTGGTTACAATACGAAACGCGAAACCAAACTGGGCACGGAAACCAACCCACTCACATTGATTGTGAACAGCGAAGAACGTCAACAAGAAGTGCAGCAACAAGTTAATGACAACCAACTGTTTGCAAATATCACGATCAACGCTGACATTGCAGAAGATATTGCTGAGCTAGACGGTATTTTAAATAAACCAAAAACCACTGTTTTTGAAAAGACACCCAACCGTAATGACCCATGTTCATGCGGTAGCGGTAAAAAATACAAAAAGTGCTGTGGTAAGTAA